A genomic segment from Modestobacter roseus encodes:
- a CDS encoding DEAD/DEAH box helicase, with amino-acid sequence MATATQAAARAPQTTSRPLRAWQQAALGKYEEESPKDFLVTATPGAGKTTFALTLAARLLAKREVARVIVVCPTDHLRLQWADAADAMGIVLDPNLTNAVGPVRAGTQGYVTTYAQVAGKPMLHAARATTVKTLVILDEVHHAGDGLSWGEAVEEAYGRAARRLCLTGTPFRTKADERIPFVKYVEDGFEGQGGLMSTADFTYGYKEALADNVVRPVVFAAYTGTSRWRNSAGEVVAASLSEAGTRSVEMQAWRTALDPKGQWVPHVIAAMDDRITHLREEGGMPDAAGLVLASDQDDAREYAKIVRRVTGKAPELILSDDPKASKKIEKFNKGGARIAVCVRMVSEGVDVPRAAVLAWMTSYRTPLFFAQAVGRVVRARTPHESATVFLPAVRPLLSLAASMEEQRNHVMPPPKSQPDEELEALDLPPREPREGEMQQWEALEADARFAHVLSSGTAHTGAGTAVVEPLEAEAEDFLGIPGLLTAAQTAELLAKRDDELRARIAASHRNGDDDGFMVVEDHPEEEEAGRSWRDATDLRREINRLVNRIAAKTSQPQAVVHTQLRQSVPGPPSASASVDVLRARRERLRTML; translated from the coding sequence ATGGCGACTGCAACACAGGCGGCGGCCCGGGCCCCGCAGACGACCAGCCGACCGCTCCGGGCCTGGCAGCAGGCCGCTCTCGGCAAGTACGAGGAGGAGTCCCCGAAGGACTTCCTGGTCACCGCGACCCCGGGCGCGGGGAAGACCACCTTCGCGCTGACCCTGGCCGCCCGGCTGCTCGCCAAGCGCGAGGTCGCCCGGGTGATCGTGGTCTGCCCGACCGACCACCTGCGCCTGCAGTGGGCCGACGCGGCCGACGCGATGGGCATCGTGCTCGACCCCAACCTGACCAACGCCGTCGGCCCGGTGCGCGCCGGCACCCAGGGCTACGTGACCACCTACGCACAGGTGGCCGGCAAGCCGATGCTGCACGCGGCCCGGGCCACCACGGTCAAGACGCTGGTGATCCTGGACGAGGTGCACCACGCCGGCGACGGCCTCTCCTGGGGCGAGGCGGTCGAGGAGGCCTACGGCCGCGCGGCCCGCCGGCTCTGCCTGACCGGGACGCCGTTCCGCACCAAGGCCGACGAGCGCATCCCGTTCGTGAAGTACGTGGAGGACGGCTTCGAGGGCCAGGGCGGCCTGATGTCGACGGCCGACTTCACCTACGGCTACAAGGAAGCGCTGGCCGACAACGTCGTCCGGCCCGTCGTGTTCGCCGCGTACACCGGCACGTCCCGCTGGCGGAACTCCGCCGGCGAGGTGGTCGCCGCGTCGCTGTCCGAGGCCGGCACCCGCTCGGTTGAGATGCAGGCCTGGCGCACCGCGCTGGACCCCAAGGGCCAGTGGGTGCCGCACGTGATCGCCGCGATGGACGACCGGATCACCCACCTCCGCGAGGAGGGCGGCATGCCCGACGCCGCCGGGCTGGTGCTGGCCAGCGACCAGGACGACGCCCGCGAGTACGCCAAGATCGTGCGCCGGGTGACCGGGAAGGCGCCGGAGCTGATCCTCTCCGACGACCCGAAGGCGTCGAAGAAGATCGAGAAGTTCAACAAGGGCGGCGCCCGGATCGCGGTCTGCGTGCGGATGGTCTCCGAGGGCGTCGACGTGCCCCGCGCCGCCGTCCTGGCCTGGATGACCTCCTACCGGACGCCGCTGTTCTTCGCCCAGGCCGTCGGTCGCGTCGTCCGCGCCCGGACGCCGCACGAGTCGGCGACGGTGTTCCTCCCCGCGGTGCGCCCGCTGCTGTCGCTGGCCGCCTCCATGGAAGAGCAGCGCAACCACGTCATGCCGCCGCCGAAGAGCCAGCCCGACGAGGAGCTGGAGGCGCTCGACCTGCCGCCGCGCGAGCCGCGGGAGGGCGAGATGCAGCAGTGGGAGGCGCTGGAGGCCGACGCGCGGTTCGCGCACGTGCTGTCCAGCGGGACGGCGCACACCGGCGCAGGCACTGCTGTGGTGGAGCCGCTCGAGGCCGAGGCGGAGGACTTCCTCGGCATCCCCGGCCTGCTCACCGCCGCGCAGACCGCCGAGCTGCTCGCCAAGCGGGACGACGAACTCCGCGCCCGGATCGCCGCCTCGCACCGCAACGGGGACGACGACGGCTTCATGGTCGTCGAGGACCACCCGGAGGAAGAGGAGGCCGGCCGCTCCTGGCGCGACGCCACCGACCTGCGCCGGGAGATCAACCGCCTGGTCAACCGGATCGCGGCGAAGACCTCACAGCCGCAGGCCGTGGTGCACACCCAGCTGCGCCAGTCGGTGCCCGGTCCCCCGTCGGCGTCCGCGTCGGTCGACGTCCTCCGCGCCCGCCGCGAGCGCCTCCGCACCATGCTCTAA
- a CDS encoding PLP-dependent aminotransferase family protein, giving the protein MSAAVLSRTLPPLAQRLTGVASSPVRELLALLDRPGVISFAGGLPAPELFDLDGVRAAYDSVLWGPYARRALQYAPTEGDRQLRARVAARLTARGMLSSVDDLLVTSGSQQALNLVAAALLDPGAVVLVEDPTYLAALQCFQLAGARVVPVATDEHGMDPAALAETIRREQPALVYLVPTFANPTGRTMPEHRRAEVVELTARHGVWLVEDDPYGELRYRGADVPPLAAQPGADEHVVHLGSFSKIAAPGLRLGWLRAPSRLLPALTVAKQAADLHTSTVDQAAAAAWFAAADVETHLQTLRRAYRQRRDAMVAALPGTLPAGSSWNEPDGGMFVWARLPGDVDTAELLPSALAADVAFVPGAAFYAGTPDRSTLRLSFTTHTPERIAEGMARLAGVLRS; this is encoded by the coding sequence GTGTCCGCTGCCGTCCTGTCCCGCACCCTGCCGCCGCTGGCCCAGCGGCTCACCGGGGTCGCCAGCTCCCCGGTCCGCGAGCTGCTCGCGCTGCTCGACCGGCCGGGCGTCATCTCCTTCGCCGGGGGCCTGCCCGCGCCCGAGCTGTTCGACCTCGACGGCGTCCGGGCCGCCTACGACAGCGTGCTGTGGGGTCCGTACGCCCGCCGTGCGCTGCAGTACGCCCCGACGGAGGGCGACCGCCAGCTGCGCGCGCGGGTGGCCGCCCGGCTGACCGCCCGCGGGATGCTCAGCTCGGTCGACGACCTGCTGGTCACCTCGGGGTCGCAGCAGGCGCTGAACCTGGTGGCCGCGGCGCTGCTCGACCCCGGCGCCGTCGTGCTGGTCGAGGACCCGACCTACCTGGCCGCGCTGCAGTGCTTCCAGCTGGCCGGGGCCCGGGTGGTCCCGGTCGCCACCGACGAGCACGGCATGGACCCGGCGGCGCTGGCGGAGACGATCCGGCGGGAGCAGCCGGCGCTGGTCTACCTGGTGCCCACCTTCGCCAACCCGACCGGCCGCACGATGCCCGAGCACCGCCGCGCCGAGGTCGTCGAGCTGACGGCCCGGCACGGCGTCTGGCTGGTGGAGGACGACCCCTACGGGGAGCTGCGGTACCGGGGTGCGGACGTTCCGCCGCTGGCCGCCCAGCCGGGGGCCGACGAGCACGTCGTCCACCTGGGCAGCTTCTCGAAGATCGCCGCTCCCGGGCTGCGGTTGGGCTGGCTCCGGGCGCCGTCACGGCTGCTGCCGGCGCTGACCGTGGCCAAGCAGGCGGCCGACCTGCACACCTCGACGGTCGACCAGGCGGCCGCGGCGGCCTGGTTCGCCGCCGCCGACGTCGAGACGCACCTGCAGACGCTGCGCCGGGCGTACCGGCAGCGCCGGGACGCGATGGTGGCCGCGCTGCCGGGCACGCTGCCGGCGGGAAGCAGCTGGAACGAGCCGGACGGCGGGATGTTCGTCTGGGCGCGGCTGCCCGGCGACGTGGACACCGCCGAGCTGCTGCCGTCGGCGCTCGCCGCCGACGTCGCCTTCGTGCCCGGGGCGGCGTTCTACGCCGGGACGCCGGACCGGTCGACGCTCCGGCTGTCGTTCACCACGCACACCCCGGAGCGGATCGCCGAGGGCATGGCCCGGCTGGCCGGCGTGCTCCGGAGCTGA
- a CDS encoding DNA repair helicase XPB yields MSDGPLIVQSDKTLLLEVDHALAKECRAAIAPFAELERSPEHVHTYRVTPLALWNARAAGHDAEQVVDALVRYSRYPVPHALLVDIADTMDRYGRLTLANNPVHGLVLTSTDKAVLEEVVRSKRVAPMLGQRIDADSIVVHPSERGRLKQALLKVGWPAEDLAGYVDGQAHPIFLDQDGWNLRDYQQEAVEGFWAGGSGVVVLPCGAGKTLVGAAAMAEAKATTLILVTNTVSGRQWKRELIARTSLTEEEIGEYSGERKEIRPVTIATYQVITTRRNGEYRHLDLFDAQDWGLIVYDEVHLLPAPIFRLTADLQSRRRLGLTATLVREDGREDDVFSLIGPKRYDAPWRDIEAQGYIAPAECIEVRVSLDDEERMTYAVAEPEERYRIAATAHSKLPVIRRVLERHPDEQKLVIGAYLDQLDELGAALDAPVIQGSTTNKERERLFQAFRTGEIKTLVVSKVANFSIDLPEAAVAVQVSGTFGSRQEEAQRLGRVLRPKADGRQAHFYTVVSRDTLDSEYAAHRQRFLAEQGYAYTIVDAADLAGPGEVNGPDWADQPAD; encoded by the coding sequence GTGAGCGACGGCCCCCTCATCGTCCAGTCGGACAAGACCCTGCTGCTGGAGGTCGACCACGCGCTGGCGAAGGAGTGCCGGGCGGCGATCGCGCCGTTCGCCGAGCTCGAGCGCTCCCCCGAGCACGTGCACACCTACCGGGTCACCCCGCTGGCGCTGTGGAACGCCCGCGCCGCCGGCCACGACGCCGAGCAGGTCGTGGATGCGCTGGTCCGGTACTCGCGCTACCCGGTGCCACACGCCCTGCTGGTCGACATCGCCGACACGATGGACCGCTACGGCCGCCTGACGCTGGCCAACAACCCGGTGCACGGGCTCGTGCTCACCAGCACCGACAAGGCCGTGCTGGAGGAGGTCGTCCGCAGCAAGCGGGTCGCCCCGATGCTCGGCCAGCGCATCGACGCCGACTCCATCGTCGTCCACCCCTCCGAGCGCGGCCGGCTCAAGCAGGCCCTGCTCAAGGTCGGCTGGCCGGCCGAGGACCTCGCCGGCTACGTCGACGGCCAGGCGCACCCGATCTTCCTCGACCAGGACGGCTGGAACCTCCGCGACTACCAGCAGGAGGCCGTCGAGGGCTTCTGGGCCGGCGGCTCGGGCGTCGTCGTCCTGCCCTGTGGCGCCGGCAAGACGCTGGTCGGTGCCGCGGCGATGGCCGAGGCGAAGGCGACCACGCTGATCCTGGTCACCAACACCGTCTCCGGCCGGCAGTGGAAGCGCGAGCTGATCGCCCGCACCTCGCTGACCGAGGAGGAGATCGGCGAGTACTCCGGCGAGCGCAAGGAGATCCGGCCGGTCACCATCGCCACCTACCAGGTGATCACCACCCGCCGGAACGGCGAGTACCGGCACCTGGACCTCTTCGACGCACAGGACTGGGGCCTGATCGTGTACGACGAGGTCCACCTGCTCCCCGCGCCCATCTTCCGGCTCACCGCCGACCTGCAGTCCCGCCGCCGGCTGGGGCTCACCGCCACGCTGGTCCGCGAGGACGGCCGGGAGGACGACGTCTTCTCCTTGATCGGCCCCAAGCGGTACGACGCCCCGTGGCGGGACATCGAGGCGCAGGGCTACATCGCCCCGGCCGAGTGCATCGAGGTGCGGGTCAGCCTCGACGACGAGGAGCGGATGACCTACGCGGTCGCCGAGCCCGAGGAGCGGTACCGGATCGCGGCCACCGCCCACTCGAAGCTGCCGGTGATCCGCCGGGTCCTCGAGCGGCACCCCGACGAGCAGAAGCTCGTCATCGGCGCCTACCTCGACCAGCTCGACGAACTGGGCGCGGCGCTCGACGCCCCGGTGATCCAGGGGTCGACGACCAACAAGGAACGCGAGCGGCTGTTCCAGGCGTTCCGCACCGGCGAGATCAAGACCCTGGTCGTCTCCAAGGTCGCGAACTTCTCCATCGACCTGCCCGAGGCCGCCGTCGCCGTCCAGGTGTCGGGCACCTTCGGGTCACGGCAGGAGGAGGCCCAGCGCCTCGGCCGGGTGCTGCGTCCCAAGGCCGACGGCCGGCAGGCGCACTTCTACACCGTGGTCAGCCGCGACACCCTCGACAGCGAGTACGCCGCCCACCGGCAGCGCTTCCTCGCCGAGCAGGGCTACGCGTACACGATCGTCGACGCCGCCGACCTGGCCGGCCCGGGTGAGGTCAACGGACCCGACTGGGCCGACCAGCCCGCCGATTGA
- a CDS encoding HNH endonuclease signature motif containing protein has product MTTATAEPPPLGLPWSPSRLDIVWVGAERPRELSSWSDEQLAARLQGVQRQRAIAAAEEAELILALAGQRPAAADPAPDHPGARRAGWTAQPGDGEVSEFCTAELATVLNVGRGTAAKRLTRALVWRDKLPATFAALKAGELDERRAAELAEKLEHAPADVAGRVEDALLGEARDVSVTGLGKRATELLLRFDAAAAEEARAEATKTADVHLYPSAVDGHAVLAVDLPAEVAAASHDLIDQLAQMLKADGDERPIGQLRTLVHTALVLHPADNGLPLVAANLTITAALEALEGGSTPGEVNGLVITAAHLRDLLARLGALGLTAPDGGSLTYAITGPDGELLATLTPAELARLAKRGCSEHPAGDCGCALTGPPPATDRYRPTERQRAFVTARDRRCRFPNCGQRVGANDIDHVIAHACGGATDCANLCCLCRSHHRLKTHARGWRFVMAPDGTLQVTTPSGVTRTTRPPGVRPPPARPPGEPPRAEAEPPPPEPADDPPPF; this is encoded by the coding sequence ATGACGACGGCGACCGCGGAGCCACCCCCGCTCGGGTTGCCGTGGTCGCCGTCGCGGCTGGACATCGTCTGGGTCGGCGCTGAGCGGCCCCGAGAGCTGTCGTCCTGGTCGGATGAGCAGCTGGCTGCCCGGTTGCAGGGTGTGCAGCGGCAACGGGCGATCGCCGCCGCGGAGGAGGCGGAGCTGATCCTGGCGCTGGCCGGGCAGCGGCCCGCCGCGGCGGATCCGGCGCCGGATCACCCGGGTGCCCGGCGGGCGGGGTGGACGGCGCAGCCGGGCGACGGTGAGGTGAGTGAGTTCTGCACCGCGGAGCTGGCCACCGTGCTCAACGTGGGCCGCGGCACCGCGGCGAAGCGGCTCACGCGGGCGCTGGTGTGGCGGGACAAGCTGCCGGCGACCTTCGCCGCGCTGAAGGCCGGGGAGCTGGACGAACGCCGGGCGGCCGAGCTGGCGGAGAAGCTGGAGCACGCGCCCGCCGACGTCGCCGGCCGGGTCGAGGACGCGCTGCTCGGCGAGGCCAGGGACGTGTCGGTGACCGGGCTGGGCAAGCGGGCCACCGAACTCCTGCTGCGCTTCGACGCCGCAGCCGCCGAGGAGGCACGGGCGGAGGCGACGAAGACCGCTGATGTGCACCTGTATCCCTCTGCCGTCGACGGGCATGCGGTGCTGGCGGTGGACCTGCCCGCTGAGGTGGCCGCCGCCAGCCACGACCTCATCGACCAGCTCGCGCAGATGCTCAAGGCCGACGGGGACGAGCGGCCCATCGGCCAGCTGCGCACGCTCGTGCACACCGCGCTGGTCCTCCACCCGGCCGACAACGGGCTGCCGCTGGTGGCGGCGAACCTGACGATCACCGCCGCGCTGGAAGCCCTGGAGGGCGGGAGCACGCCGGGTGAGGTCAACGGGCTGGTGATCACCGCCGCGCACCTGCGTGACCTGCTGGCCCGCCTCGGGGCCCTCGGCCTCACTGCGCCCGACGGCGGGTCGCTGACCTATGCGATCACCGGCCCGGACGGCGAGTTGCTGGCCACGTTGACCCCCGCCGAACTGGCGCGGCTCGCGAAGCGTGGCTGCTCCGAGCACCCGGCGGGCGACTGCGGTTGTGCACTGACCGGCCCGCCGCCGGCGACCGACAGGTACCGGCCCACCGAGCGGCAGCGGGCGTTCGTCACCGCCCGGGACCGGCGCTGCCGGTTCCCCAACTGCGGGCAACGCGTCGGCGCCAACGACATCGACCACGTCATCGCCCACGCCTGCGGCGGGGCCACCGACTGCGCCAACCTCTGCTGCCTGTGCCGCAGCCATCACCGACTCAAGACCCACGCCCGCGGCTGGCGGTTCGTCATGGCCCCCGACGGCACCCTGCAGGTCACCACCCCGTCCGGCGTCACCCGCACCACCCGACCACCCGGGGTGCGACCACCCCCGGCGCGCCCGCCCGGCGAACCGCCACGCGCCGAAGCCGAACCTCCTCCACCCGAACCGGCCGACGACCCACCGCCCTTCTGA
- a CDS encoding VOC family protein, whose protein sequence is MLDHLGIQVADVEAAAAFYVRAFAPIGLREAVRFPAGESAVVGLCGPDGVPDLWLSPAPAGETREAHIALRAPDRSAVDAVHEAAVAAGVEVLHAPREWPEYHPGYYAVFLRDLDGHNVEAVHHG, encoded by the coding sequence ATGCTCGACCACCTGGGGATCCAGGTCGCCGACGTCGAGGCGGCCGCGGCGTTCTACGTGCGGGCGTTCGCGCCCATCGGCCTGCGCGAGGCGGTGCGCTTCCCGGCCGGGGAGTCGGCGGTCGTCGGCCTGTGCGGGCCCGACGGGGTGCCGGACCTCTGGCTGAGCCCCGCGCCCGCGGGCGAGACCCGGGAGGCGCACATCGCCCTGCGTGCGCCCGACCGGAGCGCCGTCGACGCGGTGCACGAGGCCGCCGTCGCCGCCGGGGTCGAGGTGCTGCACGCCCCGCGTGAGTGGCCCGAGTACCACCCCGGCTACTACGCGGTCTTCCTGCGCGACCTCGACGGGCACAACGTGGAGGCCGTCCACCACGGGTGA
- a CDS encoding PaaI family thioesterase: MPGPGPSIQQRLVPELTCFGCGPANPRGLRLASFATGDGVVAEFTPWPEHDNGLGYLNGGIISTLLDCHSAAAVLHEADLRGWGPLPGATLPYVTAGLDVRFLRPAPLAEPVTLRAVVTGADEAAMTVDVELVWDGRPRAAGVAHWKRWRPRA, from the coding sequence GTGCCGGGGCCCGGCCCGAGCATCCAGCAGCGGCTGGTGCCCGAGCTGACCTGCTTCGGCTGCGGCCCGGCCAACCCGCGCGGGCTCCGGCTGGCCAGCTTCGCCACCGGCGACGGCGTCGTCGCCGAGTTCACGCCCTGGCCGGAGCACGACAACGGGCTCGGGTACCTCAACGGCGGCATCATCTCGACGCTGCTGGACTGCCACAGCGCGGCCGCGGTGCTGCACGAGGCCGACCTGCGTGGCTGGGGGCCGCTGCCCGGAGCGACGCTGCCCTACGTCACCGCCGGCCTCGACGTCCGCTTCCTGCGCCCGGCGCCGCTCGCCGAGCCGGTGACGCTGCGGGCGGTGGTCACCGGCGCGGACGAGGCGGCGATGACCGTCGACGTCGAGCTGGTGTGGGACGGCAGGCCGCGAGCCGCCGGCGTCGCGCACTGGAAGCGCTGGCGGCCGCGCGCCTGA
- a CDS encoding SAM-dependent methyltransferase codes for MAGRPTVADRLAAALGAVLGTTELPLRLRGWDGSLAGPPGAPVVAVRSRKALRRLLWSPGQLGLGRGYVAGEIDVEGDVFATFAALSSAGRLAETGPMAAPTVRERLDLLGTALRLGAIGPEPAPPAEEADLGRVGRRHSRARDAAAISHHYDVGNDFYELVLGPSMVYSCAVWESASGDLVADLEAAQEAKLDLVCRKLGLQPGMRLLDVGCGWGSMAIHAAQRYGVDVVGITLSEEQARLARKRAAEAGLTDRIDIRVQDYRTVDDGPFDAISSIGMSEHVGREQLPTYVRTLAALLAPGARLLNHAIAWNAGTTTWSRDSFIARYVFPDGELLGLTETVGALEAGGLEVLDVEALRRHYALTLRAWVQRLETHWDAAVAATTEGRARVWRLYMAASALAFEKGDMGINQVLVQKPGGAEPPLRRTDWV; via the coding sequence ATGGCGGGACGCCCGACGGTCGCGGACCGGCTGGCAGCAGCGCTGGGTGCGGTGCTGGGGACGACGGAGCTGCCGCTGCGGCTGCGCGGCTGGGACGGCTCGCTGGCCGGCCCGCCCGGTGCGCCGGTGGTCGCCGTCCGGTCCCGGAAGGCGCTGCGCCGGCTGCTCTGGTCGCCCGGTCAGCTCGGGCTGGGCCGCGGCTACGTCGCCGGGGAGATCGACGTCGAGGGCGACGTCTTCGCCACCTTCGCCGCGCTGAGCTCCGCCGGCCGGCTCGCCGAGACCGGACCGATGGCCGCCCCGACCGTGCGTGAGCGGCTGGACCTGCTGGGCACGGCGCTGCGGCTGGGTGCGATCGGCCCGGAGCCCGCACCCCCGGCCGAGGAGGCCGACCTGGGCCGGGTCGGCCGGCGCCACTCCCGGGCCCGGGACGCCGCCGCGATCAGCCACCACTACGACGTCGGCAACGACTTCTACGAGCTGGTGCTCGGCCCGTCGATGGTCTACTCCTGCGCGGTCTGGGAGTCCGCCTCCGGGGATCTGGTCGCCGACCTGGAGGCCGCCCAGGAGGCGAAGCTCGACCTGGTCTGCCGCAAGCTCGGGCTGCAGCCGGGGATGCGGCTGCTCGACGTGGGCTGCGGGTGGGGGTCCATGGCGATCCACGCCGCCCAGCGCTACGGCGTCGACGTCGTCGGCATCACGCTGTCGGAGGAGCAGGCCCGGCTGGCGCGCAAGCGGGCCGCCGAGGCCGGGTTGACCGACCGGATCGACATCCGGGTGCAGGACTACCGGACGGTCGACGACGGGCCGTTCGACGCGATCAGCTCCATCGGCATGTCCGAGCACGTCGGCCGGGAGCAGCTGCCCACCTACGTGCGCACGCTGGCCGCGCTCCTGGCCCCGGGTGCGCGGCTGCTCAACCACGCCATCGCCTGGAACGCCGGCACGACCACCTGGAGCCGCGACAGCTTCATCGCCCGCTACGTCTTCCCCGACGGCGAGCTGCTGGGGCTGACCGAGACGGTCGGCGCCCTGGAGGCCGGCGGCCTGGAGGTGCTCGACGTCGAGGCGCTGCGCCGGCACTACGCGCTCACCCTGCGCGCGTGGGTGCAGCGGCTCGAGACCCACTGGGACGCCGCCGTCGCCGCGACCACCGAGGGCCGGGCCCGGGTGTGGCGGCTGTACATGGCCGCCAGCGCGCTCGCGTTCGAGAAGGGCGACATGGGGATCAACCAGGTGCTCGTGCAGAAGCCCGGCGGCGCCGAGCCGCCGCTGCGCCGCACCGACTGGGTCTGA
- a CDS encoding helicase C-terminal domain-containing protein, translated as MSPDQPPATLAAWLRTRTDEQLGALLAARPDVARPAPSDVVGLATRLAVPVSVDRALDELDAATLQVLDAVLLSPTDGVPRAELPGLLPGVPADVVDAAVEELTTRALLWGDADLHAPEPVRRAVRYPAGLGRRATDLRVPLPRDLAAALAGLDDDERAVLERLAGDRPVGHLPDTTAGGPPSPARRLLQQGLLARIDAVNVELPREIGLLLRGDAPLGPPRLRPEPRVAERDATVVDRQAAGAALEVLGRVADLLTALEEEPAGLLRSGGLGVRDQKRLAKELRIGEADVAVLIELAHVAGLLDVGGAQRDEWLPTRLYDAWREQDLPDRWASLAGGWLASTRLISLVGQRDVAGKAVNVLSPDVVRQTAPVLRRSALAVLAEFPPGRGLVADELVALLRWRTPRRADRLAPVPALLAEAERLGIAVGGVLSTAGRGLLTGGEDAAGDGMRGLLPEPLDHVLAQPDLSLIAPGPLVAELAATLAVVADVESSGGATVYRVSDGSIRRALDAGWSATDLHDLFTRVSRTPVPQALDYLVDDVARQHGRLRVGAIECYVRSDDHGLVSQVLSDRRTANAELRRLAPGVLVSGLPPEEVLTVLRAAGYAPAGENAGGAVLTRPAQPPRAAGRRPGGSAPVAPRPMSADDVAATVREIRAGDAALAARRTEPVRQVPGVTTAGTLELLSQAVRDGVPVWLGYVDAQGSGSQRMVQPVSLAGGFLQGFDEGRGETRTFAVHRITSVALAQPG; from the coding sequence ATGTCTCCGGACCAGCCGCCCGCCACGCTCGCCGCCTGGCTGCGCACCCGCACCGACGAGCAGCTGGGCGCCCTGCTGGCCGCCCGGCCCGACGTGGCGCGCCCGGCGCCCTCCGACGTCGTCGGGTTGGCGACCCGGCTGGCGGTGCCGGTCTCGGTCGACCGGGCCCTCGACGAGCTGGACGCCGCCACGCTCCAGGTGCTCGACGCGGTGCTGCTCTCCCCCACCGACGGCGTCCCGCGGGCCGAGCTGCCCGGTCTGCTGCCCGGCGTGCCCGCCGACGTGGTCGACGCCGCGGTGGAGGAGCTGACCACCCGGGCGCTGCTGTGGGGCGACGCCGACCTGCACGCGCCGGAGCCGGTCCGCCGGGCGGTGCGCTACCCGGCCGGGCTGGGCCGGCGGGCGACCGACCTGCGGGTGCCGCTGCCGCGCGACCTGGCGGCCGCCCTCGCCGGCCTGGACGACGACGAGCGTGCGGTGCTGGAGCGGCTCGCCGGTGACCGCCCGGTCGGGCACCTGCCCGACACCACCGCCGGCGGGCCGCCCTCCCCCGCCCGCCGGCTGCTGCAGCAGGGCCTGCTCGCCCGGATCGACGCGGTCAACGTCGAGCTCCCGCGCGAGATCGGGCTGCTGCTGCGCGGGGACGCGCCGCTCGGCCCGCCCCGGCTCCGCCCGGAGCCCCGGGTCGCCGAGCGCGACGCCACCGTCGTCGACCGGCAGGCCGCCGGCGCCGCGCTGGAGGTGCTGGGCCGGGTCGCCGACCTGCTCACCGCGCTGGAGGAGGAGCCGGCCGGGTTGCTGCGCAGCGGCGGGCTGGGGGTGCGCGACCAGAAGCGGCTGGCCAAGGAGCTGCGCATCGGCGAGGCCGACGTCGCCGTCCTGATCGAGCTCGCGCACGTGGCCGGGCTGCTGGACGTCGGCGGGGCGCAGCGCGACGAGTGGCTGCCCACCCGGCTCTACGACGCCTGGCGCGAGCAGGACCTCCCCGACCGGTGGGCGTCGCTGGCCGGCGGCTGGCTGGCCAGCACCCGGCTGATCTCGCTGGTCGGGCAGCGCGACGTGGCCGGCAAGGCGGTCAACGTGCTCTCCCCCGACGTCGTCCGGCAGACCGCCCCGGTGCTGCGGCGCTCGGCGCTGGCCGTGCTGGCCGAGTTCCCGCCCGGGCGCGGCCTGGTCGCCGACGAGCTCGTCGCGCTGCTGCGCTGGCGCACCCCGCGGCGGGCCGACCGGCTGGCGCCGGTGCCGGCCCTGCTGGCCGAGGCCGAACGCCTGGGCATCGCCGTGGGTGGGGTGCTGAGCACCGCGGGGCGGGGCCTGCTCACCGGCGGGGAGGACGCCGCCGGTGACGGCATGCGCGGGCTGCTGCCCGAGCCGCTGGACCACGTGCTCGCCCAGCCGGACCTGTCGCTGATCGCCCCCGGCCCGCTGGTCGCCGAGCTGGCCGCGACGCTCGCCGTCGTCGCCGACGTGGAGTCCTCCGGCGGTGCCACCGTCTACCGGGTCAGCGACGGCAGCATCCGCCGCGCGCTGGACGCCGGTTGGTCGGCCACCGACCTGCACGACCTCTTCACCCGGGTCTCGCGCACCCCGGTGCCGCAGGCGCTGGACTACCTCGTCGACGACGTCGCCCGCCAGCACGGGCGGCTGCGGGTCGGCGCCATCGAGTGCTACGTGCGCTCCGACGACCATGGCCTGGTGTCCCAGGTGCTCAGCGACCGGCGGACGGCGAACGCCGAGCTCCGCCGGCTCGCACCGGGTGTGCTGGTCAGCGGGCTGCCCCCGGAGGAGGTGCTCACCGTGCTGCGCGCGGCGGGCTACGCCCCGGCCGGGGAGAACGCCGGGGGCGCGGTGCTGACCCGGCCGGCCCAGCCGCCGCGCGCGGCCGGCCGCCGGCCCGGCGGCTCCGCACCGGTGGCGCCCCGCCCGATGTCCGCCGACGACGTCGCGGCGACCGTGCGCGAGATCCGCGCCGGCGACGCCGCGCTCGCCGCCCGCCGCACCGAGCCGGTGCGCCAGGTGCCCGGGGTGACGACGGCGGGCACGCTGGAGCTGCTGTCCCAGGCGGTGCGCGACGGCGTGCCGGTGTGGCTCGGCTACGTCGACGCGCAGGGGTCGGGCAGCCAGCGGATGGTGCAGCCGGTGTCGCTGGCCGGGGGCTTCCTGCAGGGGTTCGACGAGGGCCGCGGGGAGACCCGCACGTTCGCCGTCCACCGGATCACCTCGGTGGCGCTGGCCCAGCCGGGCTGA